A part of Rhipicephalus microplus isolate Deutch F79 chromosome 8, USDA_Rmic, whole genome shotgun sequence genomic DNA contains:
- the LOC119164047 gene encoding uncharacterized protein LOC119164047 isoform X3 yields MVVKSEYVSGYYVQQRPWSPTKRRGPISSDFKTPGPGAFTIPSTIGEKASTNVTKGQKAPAFTFGTKTEEKRDLFVPGPGAYNIAGLSEKGKETVPAPTMAPKLREPEGFKTPAPGAYNPEKAEQCVLSAAPMYTFGSKIRDPKPADIPEADRPSQEETHRRPQLVHRNRRAPRYSFGLKLKSLFRPNDNPAPGVYDIEKGDSVVYPKSPSFSIRRRLREPSPEKQPAPGTYDITRADGTLCTRSQEHTMAYRLRERSSDSAELPAPGDYDTTKADTTVFSRAPQFSLAERLHHEAPESVDFPGPTDYNISRGKTTATYRSPQYSFGLKIKDKPPDSLKFPGPGEYSPDKGDRIVRTRSPEYQMGSKLKEKPPEHFDYPGPSEYHSETADHVTRSRSPRYRFGVKITDRPPESLQYPGPGEYNVDKADHATRKRSPQHRIGTKLKDRSPDSLHYPGPGEYNSDRSDRITRSHSPQHRIGLKIKEKSPEFLRYPGPGEYDADRGDHATRSHSPQHQIACRLKERPHESINFPGPGEYNVDRADHVTRSRSPQHTFGIKIKDKPQESQEYPGPGEYNIEKADQVTRTRSPEHKIGVKIKDKPGSIDYPGPGEYNIEKADHVTRSHSPQHRMGVKLKEKPPESLHYPGPGDYSAEKADHLVRSHSPRHKIGVRLTEKPPESLGYPGPGEYNVEKADRMIRNSSPQHRIGIRPEEKSPESLHYPGPGDYDARKADLVTRRRPPEHHIGKKLKDKPPESVQYPGPGEYSVERSEEITRSRSPQHQMGVKLKYRPPESHDYPGPGDYNIEKADRVARSHSPEYKIGVKLKERKADSLDYPGPGEYNIENADRVARSHSPECKIGVKLKERRPDSLDYPGPGDYNIEKADRIARCRSPEYKMGAKLQERRPNSLEYPGPGEYNIEKADRVARSHSPEYKIGVKLKERKADSLDYPGPGEYNIENADRVARSHSPECKIGVKLKERRPDSLDYPGPGDYNIEKADRIARCRSPEYKMGAKLQERRPNSLEYPGPGEYNIEKADRVARSHSPEYKIGVKLKERKADSLDYPGPGEYNIENADRVARSHSPEYKIGVKLKERRPDSLDYPGPGDYNIEKADRIARCRSPEYKMGAKLQERRPDSLEYPGPGEYNIEKADRVARSHSPEYKIGVKLKERKADSLDYPGPGEYNIENADRVARSHSPEYKIGVKLKERRPDSLDYPGPGDYNIEKADRIARCRSPEYKMGAKLQERRPDSLEYPGPGEYNIEKADRVARSHSPEYKIGVKLKERKADSLDYPGPGEYNIEKADRIARRRSPEYKMGAKLQERRPDSLEYPGPGEYNIEKADRVARSHSPEYKIGVKLKERKADSLDHPGPGEYNIENADRVACTHSPEYKIGVKLKERRPDSFDYPGPGDYNIEKADRIARCRSPEYKMGAKLQERRPDSLEYPGPGQYNIEKADRVARSHSPEYKIGVKLKEKKPDSLDYPGPGEYIIEKADRVARSHSPEYSIGVKLKDRPPDSLYYPGPAEYYPEKADRLVRSHSPEHVIGVKLKEKLPDSLEFPAACDYDVSKGDNIVYGSPPRYTIGFRTPQPVPDYTSFPAPGDYSISRSEGTLYAGSPKFSLGIKLKDRLPDHVNYPAPSDYSPGRSVSFVKERSPKFTFGFRLRPSKPYNYGYPAPGEYDPDRANELVYPRSPRFSIRSRLKERLPDNATFPAPGTYDPDKGNPAMFGLPPRPQSRSPKRSRSHDFEEKRGTTLPHERTSKRSSSFRIVRTTEDTAGERDLKGSQQTIKRSRSLSGPRPKDSVLTNGKAKAALSEIPKPKRRSESPRLTRQSRFETTEVQARSLKETKEGQRTFRVTRKQRTGMDEGEAPQVDVVVSETAMKRRLPVDITKRKTDSKAAVTEPSSSRMATKKGTFLRSLRRKLDGTEEISRTSKVVREPTKPKKTDCVVQKTKEHRERITTTSHPEAVPRRSRSLRVIRKEADEMPDKRAKSTEELTRRSPSLRAARAKQDAIEAQEADKRSRPSDRRLGRSRSLRIAQNAIDYIDEKENVSKSETHIIASYPSLHKERHPSTHLAKSLEPAAFTTSDESGMFEDDETMDSVSAHDRTFVRTPTDSSRIQVSPESFRELRHAQGCIHMAPRFPEGLDFWKPPGTGSLFAKLYQSWTQETAVSSAEAEDNSRVMFRSAASLFFRKGFAALLRNETPGPGYYNPSIGEQLRFPRMPSFTIRRKLKCPKREQTPAPWDYSPDKADPLVRPMSPSYTFGHKGDCCRCRSTSPGLYTRAVATHAPGTYCPEKSDTVLATTPAYTFGFKHKDLRPDDIPAPGAYCPEKADTVLAVTPAYTFGIKPKDAKPDDIPAPGKYNVPGTDTYKSKSPAYTLSYRTNIPSDHTKKPGPGAHSPERVWMNKSSSPRFSFGIRHSPVAETPKPK; encoded by the exons GTGAAAAGGCAAGCACCAATGTGACGAAAGGGCAGAAGGCTCCGGCGTTTACTTTCGGAACCAA GACCGAGGAGAAGCGCGACCTCTTCGTCCCGGGTCCCGGCGCGTACAACATCGCGGGCCTCTCCGAGAAGGGCAAGGAGACGGTGCCGGCGCCCACCATGGCGCCCAAGCTGCGCGAGCCCGAGGGCTTCAAGACGCCCGCGCCGGGCGCCTACAACCCGGAGAAGGCCGAGCAGTGCGTGCTCAGCGCCGCGCCCATGTACACCTTCGGCTCCAAGATCAGGGACCCCAAGCCCGCCGACATACCCG AGGCCGACCGGCCAAGCCAAGAAGAAACTCACCGCCGCCCGCAGCTCGTCCACCGAAACAGACGAGCGCCCCGCTACTCCTTCGGCCTCAAACTTAAGAGCCTCTTTCGACCCAACGACAACCCCG CTCCGGGTGTTTACGACATCGAAAAGGGAGACTCAGTGGTCTACCCGAAATCTCCCAGCTTCTCGATACGACGACGACTCCGTGAGCCTAGCCCCGAAAAACAACCAG CGCCTGGAACTTACGACATAACCCGAGCAGACGGGACTCTATGCACCAGATCTCAAGAACACACGATGGCGTACCGACTGAGGGAAAGGTCGTCCGACAGCGCTGAGCTTCCCG CCCCAGGAGACTACGACACGACGAAGGCGGACACGACAGTCTTTTCAAGAGCCCCGCAGTTCAGCCTTGCCGAGAGGCTACATCACGAAGCGCCAGAGTCCGTAGACTTTCCTG GTCCTACGGACTACAATATAAGCAGAGGAAAAACTACGGCGACCTATCGATCGCCGCAGTACAGCTTCGGATTAAAGATTAAAGACAAGCCTCCGGATTCCCTGAAATTCCCAG GCCCGGGAGAGTACAGTCCAGACAAAGGAGATCGCATAGTGCGCACTAGATCACCAGAGTACCAAATGGGGTCAAAGTTGAAAGAAAAGCCTCCCGAGCACTTTGACTACCCCG GGCCAAGCGAATACCACTCAGAAACAGCTGACCACGTGACCAGAAGTCGCTCTCCACGATACAGGTTCGGCGTCAAGATAACAGACAGGCCACCCGAATCTCTGCAATACCCGG GCCCCGGTGAATACAACGTTGACAAAGCAGATCACGCGACGAGGAAGCGGTCGCCACAGCACCGAATTGGTACCAAGCTGAAAGACAGGTCACCCGATTCTCTTCACTACCCGG GTCCGGGTGAATACAATTCCGACAGATCAGACCGTATCACTAGAAGCCACTCACCGCAGCATCGCATTGgattaaagataaaagaaaagtcGCCTGAGTTTCTGCGGTATCCTG GACCAGGTGAATACGATGCTGACAGAGGGGACCATGCGACCAGAAGCCACTCACCGCAACACCAGATAGCCTGCAGGCTAAAAGAAAGGCCACACGAGTCGATTAATTTTCCCG GTCCAGGTGAATACAATGTGGACAGGGCGGACCACGTAACAAGAAGTCGGTCACCACAGCATACATTTGGTATCAAGATAAAAGACAAACCGCAAGAGTCCCAAGAATATCCGG GACCCGGTGAATACAATATCGAGAAGGCAGACCAGGTCACAAGAACCCGGTCACCAGAGCATAAAATTGGTGTCAAGATAAAAGACAAGCCAGGGTCTATAGACTATCCTG GACCCGGTGAATATAACATCGAGAAAGCAGACCACGTGACAAGAAGTCACTCACCACAACATCGGATGGGCGTGAAACTAAAAGAGAAGCCACCAGAATCTCTTCATTATCCAG GACCAGGGGATTACAGTGCGGAAAAAGCAGACCACTTGGTCAGAAGTCACTCACCCCGGCATAAAATTGGAGTCAGGCTTACAGAGAAACCACCAGAATCTCTGGGCTACCCAG GTCCAGGAGAATACAATGTGGAAAAAGCAGATCGCATGATAAGAAATAGTTCACCGCAGCATAGAATTGGCATCAGGCCTGAAGAGAAATCACCGGAATCACTTCATTACCCTG GTCCGGGTGACTACGACGCGAGAAAAGCAGACCTTGTTACGAGAAGGCGACCGCCAGAGCACCACATCGGCAAGAAGCTAAAAGACAAACCACCAGAATCTGTGCAGTACCCGG GTCCCGGTGAATACAGCGTGGAAAGATCAGAAGAAATCACAAGAAGTCGATCCCCACAGCACCAAATGGGAGTCAAGCTAAAATACAGGCCACCGGAATCACATGACTATCCCG GTCCTGGAGACTACAACATAGAAAAGGCCGATAGAGTTGCACGCAGCCACTCCCCAGAATACAAGATTGGTGTTAAGTTAAAGGAGAGGAAAGCAGATTCACTGGATTACCCTG GTCCTGGGGAGTACAACATAGAAAATGCCGATAGAGTTGCACGTAGCCACTCTCCAGAATGCAAGATAGGCGTCAAGCTAAAGGAGAGACGACCGGATTCATTGGATTACCctg GTCCTGGAGACTACAACATAGAGAAGGCCGACAGAATTGCGCGCTGTCGCTCCCCAGAGTACAAGATGGGTGCCAAATTACAGGAGAGAAGACCGAATTCATTGGAATATCCTG GTCCTGGAGAATACAACATAGAAAAGGCCGATAGAGTTGCACGCAGCCACTCCCCAGAATACAAGATTGGTGTTAAGTTAAAGGAGAGGAAAGCAGACTCACTGGATTACCCGG GTCCTGGGGAGTACAACATAGAAAATGCCGATAGAGTTGCACGTAGCCACTCTCCAGAATGCAAGATAGGCGTCAAGCTAAAGGAGAGACGACCGGATTCATTGGATTACCctg GTCCTGGAGACTACAACATAGAGAAGGCCGACAGAATTGCGCGCTGTCGCTCCCCAGAGTACAAGATGGGTGCCAAATTACAGGAGAGAAGACCGAATTCATTGGAATATCCTG GTCCTGGAGAATACAACATAGAAAAGGCCGATAGAGTTGCACGCAGCCACTCCCCAGAATACAAGATTGGTGTTAAGTTAAAGGAGAGGAAAGCAGACTCACTGGATTACCCGG GTCCTGGGGAGTACAACATAGAAAATGCCGATAGAGTTGCACGTAGCCACTCTCCAGAATACAAGATAGGCGTCAAGCTAAAGGAGAGACGACCGGATTCATTGGATTACCctg GTCCTGGAGACTACAACATAGAAAAGGCCGACAGAATTGCGCGCTGTCGCTCCCCAGAGTACAAGATGGGTGCCAAATTACAGGAGAGAAGACCGGATTCATTGGAATATCCTG GTCCTGGAGAATACAACATAGAAAAGGCCGATAGAGTTGCACGCAGCCACTCCCCAGAATACAAGATTGGTGTTAAGTTAAAGGAGAGGAAAGCAGACTCACTGGATTACCCGG GTCCTGGGGAGTACAACATAGAAAATGCCGATAGAGTTGCACGTAGCCACTCTCCAGAATACAAGATAGGCGTCAAGCTAAAGGAGAGACGACCGGATTCATTGGATTACCctg GTCCTGGAGACTACAACATAGAAAAGGCTGACAGAATTGCGCGCTGTCGCTCCCCAGAGTACAAGATGGGTGCCAAATTACAGGAGAGAAGACCGGATTCATTGGAATACCCTG GTCCTGGAGAATACAACATAGAAAAGGCCGATAGAGTTGCACGCAGCCACTCCCCAGAATACAAGATTGGTGTTAAGTTAAAGGAGAGGAAAGCAGATTCACTGGATTACCCTG GTCCTGGAGAATACAACATAGAGAAGGCCGACAGAATTGCGCGCCGTCGCTCCCCAGAGTACAAGATGGGTGCCAAGTTACAGGAGAGAAGACCGGATTCCTTGGAATACCCTG GTCCTGGAGAATACAACATAGAAAAGGCCGATAGAGTTGCACGTAGCCACTCCCCAGAATACAAGATCGGTGTTAAGTTAAAGGAGAGGAAAGCAGATTCACTGGATCACCCTG GTCCTGGGGAGTACAACATAGAAAATGCCGATCGAGTTGCATGTACCCACTCTCCAGAATACAAGATAGGCGTCAAGCTAAAGGAGAGACGACCGGATTCATTTGATTACCCTG GTCCTGGAGACTACAACATAGAGAAGGCCGACAGAATTGCGCGCTGTCGCTCCCCAGAGTACAAGATGGGTGCCAAGTTACAGGAGAGAAGACCGGATTCATTGGAATATCCTG GTCCTGGACAATACAACATAGAAAAGGCCGATAGAGTTGCACGTAGCCACTCCCCAGAATACAAGATTGGTGTCaagctaaaggaaaaaaagccgGATTCGTTGGATTATCCTG GTCCAGGAGAGTACATCATTGAAAAGGCCGATAGAGTCGCCCGCAGCCACTCTCCGGAGTACAGCATCGGCGTGAAATTAAAAGATAGACCGCCGGACTCTTTGTATTATCCTG GTCCTGCAGAGTACTACCCTGAAAAGGCTGACAGGTTGGTACGAAGCCATTCTCCTGAACATGTCATCGGCGTGAAATTGAAAGAAAAGCTTCCAGATTCACTGGAATTTCCTG CTGCTTGCGACTACGACGTCTCCAAGGGAGATAACATAGTTTATGGCTCCCCTCCCAGGTATACGATAGGCTTTAGGACACCTCAACCAGTGCCAGATTATACGAGCTTCCCAG CACCTGGAGACTACAGCATTTCAAGGAGTGAAGGCACGCTTTATGCTGGCTCTCCTAAATTTAGTCTAGGAATAAAACTGAAGGACAGGCTTCCTGACCACGTCAATTACCCAG CACCGTCCGACTACAGTCCTGGCAGAAGCGTAAGCTTCGTCAAAGAAAGGTCTCCGAAATTCACGTTCGGTTTCAGGCTAAGACCGTCCAAGCCGTACAACTACGGTTACCCAG CACCGGGAGAGTACGATCCCGACAGGGCGAACGAATTGGTTTATCCAAGGTCACCACGCTTCAGTATTCGTTCGAGACTCAAAGAACGGCTACCGGACAACGCAACATTTCCAG CACCAGGTACATACGACCCCGACAAAGGCAATCCTGCCATGTTCGGATTACCACCAAGACCTCAATCGAGGAGCCCGAAGAGGTCTAGGTCTCATGATTTTGAAGAAAAGCGGG GAACGACATTACCTCATGAAAGAACAAGCAAAAGAAGCAGTTCATTCCGAATTGTGAGAACCACAGAGGATACTGCTGGTG AGCGCGATTTGAAAGGCTCCCAGCAGACGATAAAACGAAGTCGCTCTCTTAGTGGACCTCGGCCAAAGGATTCGGTTTTAACAAACGGAAAAG CAAAAGCGGCTTTGTCCGAAATTCCAAAACCTAAAAGACGGAGTGAGTCACCCCGATTGACTCGACAGTCCAGATTCGAGACCACTG AAGTTCAAGCTAGGAGTCTGAAGGAAACAAAAGAAGGACAGCGTACATTTAGGGTTACTCGCAAACAAAGGACCGGGATGGATGAAG GAGAAGCACCACAGGTGGATGTTGTCGTTTCTGAAACAGCAATGAAGCGACGATTACCTGTGGATATTACGAAGAGAAAGACGGACTCAAAAG CCGCCGTAACAGAGCCGTCGTCCTCAAGGATGGCAACGAAGAAGGGTACATTCCTTCGATCTCTGCGGAGAAAGCTGGATGGTACCGAAG aAATATCTCGGACGTCTAAAGTGGTTAGGGAGCCCACTAAGCCTAAAAAAACCGATTGCGTAGTGCAGAAGACAAAGGAACACCGAG AACGGATCACCACTACTAGTCATCCGGAAGCTGTGCCTAGGAGAAGTCGGTCTCTTCGAGTCATTCGAAAAGAGGCGGACGAGATGCCGG ACAAGCGAGCTAAGTCTACCGAAGAATTGACTAGACGAAGTCCATCTCTGCGTGCAGCACGAGCAAAGCAAGACGCAATCGAAG CCCAAGAGGCAGACAAGAGATCGAGGCCATCGGACAGAAGATTAGGGCGTAGTAGGTCTCTGCGAATTGCACAAAACGCAATCGACTACATTGATG AGAAGGAGAACGTCTCAAAGTCTGAAACTCACATCATCGCTTCCTATCCCAGTCTTCACAAGGAGCGGCACCCGAGTACCCACTTGGCTAAGAGCCTAG AGCCTGCAGCGTTTACGACGAGCGACGAAAGTGGTATGTTCGAAGACGACGAAACGATGGACAGCGTGTCGGCTCACGACAGGACGTTCGTACGAACGCCGACTG ATTCGTCGAGGATCCAAGTGTCACCGGAGAGCTTTCGGGAATTGAGGCATGCTCAGGGATGCATTCACATGGCACCAAGGTTTCCAGAGGGACTGGACTTCTGGAAACCACCCGGTACAGGGTCTTTGTTTGCTAAACTTTACCAGTCCTGGACGCAGGAAACAGCTGTTTCTTCTG CGGAAGCAGAAGACAACAGCCGAGTGATGTTCCGTTCAGCTGCAAGCCTCTTCTTCAGGAAAGGCTTTGCAGCTCTACTACGGAACGAAACACCTG GACCGGGTTACTACAACCCTAGCATCGGTGAGCAGCTACGCTTTCCTCGAATGCCAAGCTTTACGATACGAAGAAAGCTCAAGTGTCCGAAGAGAGAGCAGACTCCCG CTCCCTGGGATTACAGCCCCGACAAAGCGGACCCTCTCGTGCGGCCCATGTCGCCATCTTACACCTTCGGACACAAGGGCGACTGTTGTCGTTGCAGAAGCACGAGTCCCGGTTTGTACACTCGTGCAGTGGCTACCCACG CTCCTGGCACCTACTGTCCTGAGAAATCTGACACGGTTCTAGCCACGACACCGGCTTACACCTTTGGTTTCAAGCATAAGGACCTTAGGCCTGACGATATTCCTG